One segment of Bacteroides caecimuris DNA contains the following:
- the hydE gene encoding [FeFe] hydrogenase H-cluster radical SAM maturase HydE, whose translation MKQWIDKLRQERTLRPEELRQLLTGCDAETLRYINKQAQEVALRHFGNKIYIRGLIEVSNCCRNNCYYCGIRKGNPNIERYRLSQESILDCCRQGYESGFRTFVLQGGEDTALTDERIEMTVARIRQNYPDCAITLSLGEKSREAYERFFRAGANRYLLRHETYNESHYRQLHPAEMSGKQRLQCLADLKDIGYQTGTGIMVGSPGQTVEHIIEDIRFIEKLRPEMIGIGPFLPHHDTPFAQYPSGTVERTLLLLSIFRLMHPSALIPATTALATLAPDGRERGILAGANVVMPNLSPREERKKYELYNDKASLGAESAEGLDALQKQLNAIGYEISTERGDFKCNP comes from the coding sequence ATGAAACAATGGATCGATAAACTACGGCAGGAAAGAACACTCAGGCCGGAAGAGCTCCGCCAACTGTTGACCGGATGTGACGCAGAAACCCTGCGTTACATCAATAAACAGGCGCAGGAAGTCGCTCTCCGCCACTTCGGAAATAAGATTTATATCCGTGGGCTGATTGAAGTCAGCAATTGCTGCCGGAACAACTGTTATTACTGTGGCATCCGAAAAGGAAACCCGAATATCGAACGTTACCGATTGAGCCAGGAAAGTATACTGGATTGTTGCCGACAAGGATATGAATCAGGTTTCCGCACTTTCGTGCTGCAAGGCGGAGAAGATACCGCACTGACAGACGAGCGGATAGAAATGACTGTCGCCCGTATCAGGCAGAATTATCCGGATTGCGCCATTACCCTGTCGCTCGGAGAAAAATCGCGCGAAGCGTACGAGCGTTTCTTCCGTGCCGGAGCCAACCGTTATCTGTTACGTCACGAAACATATAATGAGTCGCATTACCGGCAACTGCATCCGGCAGAAATGTCCGGCAAACAGCGCCTGCAATGTTTAGCGGATCTGAAAGACATCGGCTATCAGACGGGAACCGGAATTATGGTCGGCAGCCCGGGGCAAACAGTAGAACATATCATCGAGGATATCCGGTTCATTGAAAAGCTCCGTCCGGAAATGATCGGCATCGGCCCTTTCCTGCCCCATCATGATACGCCTTTTGCCCAATATCCCAGCGGAACGGTGGAACGGACCCTTCTTTTACTATCCATCTTCCGCCTGATGCACCCGTCCGCATTGATTCCGGCAACCACGGCACTGGCTACGCTCGCTCCCGACGGCAGAGAACGGGGAATACTGGCAGGAGCGAATGTGGTAATGCCCAACCTGTCGCCCCGGGAGGAACGGAAGAAATATGAATTATACAATGACAAAGCTTCACTCGGAGCGGAATCCGCCGAAGGACTGGATGCGCTACAAAAACAGTTGAATGCCATCGGTTATGAGATTTCTACCGAAAGAGGCGACTTCAAGTGTAATCCGTAG
- the hydG gene encoding [FeFe] hydrogenase H-cluster radical SAM maturase HydG yields the protein MIYQKDSSKAEEFIHHEEILDTLEYAQNNKDNRVLIEQLIEKAALCKGLTHREAAILLECDQPDLIERIFHLAKEIKQKFYGNRIVMFAPLYLSNHCVNGCVYCPYHAKNKTIARKKLTQEEIRREVIALQDMGHKRLALEAGEHPSLNPIEYILESIRTIYSIKHKNGAIRRVNVNIAATTVENYRRLKEAGIGTYILFQETYHKDNYEALHPTGPKSNYAYHTEAMDRAMEGGIDDVGIGVLFGLNTYRYDFIGLLMHAEHLEARFGVGPHTISVPRICSADDIDAGDFPNAISDEIFSKIVAVVRIAVPYTGMIISTRESQESRKKVLELGISQISGGSRTSVGGYAETELPGNNSAQFDVSDRRTLDEVVNWLLELGYIPSFCTACYREGRTGDRFMSLVKSGQIANCCGPNALMTLKEYLEDYASEDTRQKGGRLILNETERIPNPKIREIAIRNLKAIAEGKRDFRF from the coding sequence ATGATATACCAAAAAGATTCATCCAAAGCAGAAGAGTTTATCCATCACGAAGAAATTTTGGATACGCTGGAATATGCACAGAACAATAAGGATAACCGTGTCCTGATTGAACAACTGATTGAAAAAGCTGCCCTGTGCAAGGGACTGACGCACCGGGAAGCGGCTATTCTGCTGGAATGCGACCAACCTGACCTGATAGAACGTATCTTTCATCTCGCCAAAGAAATCAAACAGAAGTTTTACGGCAACCGTATCGTCATGTTCGCACCGCTTTATCTGTCGAATCATTGCGTAAACGGTTGCGTATATTGTCCGTATCATGCCAAAAACAAAACGATTGCACGCAAGAAACTGACACAGGAAGAAATCCGACGGGAGGTAATTGCCTTGCAGGATATGGGGCACAAACGGCTGGCTCTTGAAGCCGGTGAGCATCCGTCGCTGAACCCGATAGAGTATATTCTCGAATCTATCCGGACGATTTACAGTATCAAGCATAAAAACGGAGCTATCCGCCGGGTAAACGTAAATATCGCAGCCACTACGGTAGAAAACTATCGCCGATTGAAAGAAGCGGGTATCGGCACGTATATCTTATTCCAAGAGACTTATCACAAAGATAACTACGAAGCTCTCCATCCCACCGGACCTAAAAGCAATTACGCCTATCACACCGAAGCGATGGACCGCGCGATGGAAGGAGGAATCGATGATGTAGGCATTGGCGTCCTTTTCGGTCTGAATACTTATCGGTATGATTTCATCGGATTATTAATGCATGCCGAACACTTGGAAGCCCGGTTCGGTGTAGGGCCGCATACAATCAGTGTGCCGCGCATCTGTTCGGCGGATGACATCGATGCGGGAGATTTCCCGAATGCTATTTCGGATGAGATATTCAGCAAGATTGTAGCTGTCGTCCGCATTGCCGTTCCTTACACGGGAATGATTATTTCTACACGCGAATCGCAAGAATCACGCAAGAAAGTGCTCGAACTGGGTATTTCACAAATCAGTGGCGGTTCGCGTACCAGTGTAGGCGGATATGCTGAAACGGAACTGCCCGGCAATAACTCCGCCCAATTTGACGTAAGTGATAGGAGGACATTGGACGAGGTAGTAAACTGGTTACTCGAACTCGGCTACATTCCCAGTTTCTGTACGGCATGCTATCGGGAAGGACGGACGGGAGACCGCTTCATGTCATTAGTGAAATCCGGTCAGATAGCAAACTGTTGCGGGCCGAATGCCTTGATGACTCTGAAAGAGTATCTGGAAGATTATGCTTCGGAAGATACTCGCCAAAAAGGGGGAAGGCTCATCTTAAATGAAACGGAACGAATCCCCAACCCCAAAATCAGAGAAATAGCCATCCGAAACCTCAAAGCCATCGCCGAAGGCAAAAGAGACTTTAGATTTTAG
- the hydF gene encoding [FeFe] hydrogenase H-cluster maturation GTPase HydF, whose translation MSLTDTPNANRLHIALFGKRNSGKSSLINALTGQDTAIVSDTPGTTTDLVSKAMEIQGIGPCLFMDTPGFDDEGELGEMRIARTLKAIEKTDIALLLCEDDSTSCENERLESPEDEMWKLLKEKNIPVILILNKIDIRKNTDAVAARIELQYNRRPLLVSAKEGTGIEEIRQAILEKLPSDFGQQSITGELVAENDLVLLVMPQDIQAPKGRLILPQVQTIRELLDKKCLVMTCTTDKLPETLQALARPPKLIITDSQVFKTVYEQKPEESKLTSFSVLFAGYKGDIHYYVESAAAIESLTESSRVLIAEACTHAPLSEDIGRVKLPRLLRKRIGEKLQIDMVGGTDFPQDLTPYSLVIHCGACMFNRKYVLSRIDRARKQHIPMTNYGVAIAYLNGILEQIEY comes from the coding sequence ATGAGCTTGACAGATACCCCCAACGCCAACAGACTTCACATAGCCCTTTTCGGCAAGCGGAACAGCGGCAAGTCTTCTCTCATCAATGCGCTGACAGGACAAGACACCGCCATCGTCTCGGATACGCCCGGCACAACGACCGATCTTGTTTCCAAAGCAATGGAGATTCAAGGTATTGGTCCTTGTCTTTTTATGGATACTCCGGGATTCGACGACGAAGGGGAACTGGGCGAAATGCGTATCGCCCGGACATTGAAGGCGATTGAAAAGACAGACATTGCGCTACTGCTTTGTGAAGATGATTCAACTTCTTGCGAAAACGAAAGGTTGGAGTCACCGGAAGATGAAATGTGGAAGCTACTGAAAGAGAAGAATATCCCTGTCATCCTGATACTGAACAAAATTGATATACGCAAAAACACAGATGCGGTGGCCGCACGTATTGAGCTGCAATATAACCGGCGCCCGTTGCTTGTCAGCGCAAAAGAAGGAACAGGGATTGAAGAAATCCGGCAGGCGATTCTTGAAAAGCTCCCTTCGGACTTCGGTCAGCAGAGTATCACCGGAGAACTTGTCGCAGAGAACGACCTCGTGTTACTAGTCATGCCACAGGATATTCAGGCTCCTAAAGGCAGGCTCATCCTGCCACAGGTACAGACTATCCGTGAACTGCTGGATAAGAAATGCCTCGTGATGACTTGTACTACCGATAAACTTCCGGAAACCTTACAGGCTCTTGCCCGTCCGCCGAAGTTAATCATCACCGATTCGCAAGTATTCAAAACCGTCTACGAACAGAAACCGGAAGAAAGCAAACTGACTTCTTTCTCTGTTCTCTTTGCGGGATATAAAGGGGATATTCATTATTATGTAGAAAGTGCTGCCGCCATTGAAAGCCTGACGGAATCGTCGCGCGTACTGATAGCGGAAGCCTGTACACATGCTCCCCTCTCCGAAGACATCGGAAGAGTGAAACTCCCACGCCTGTTACGAAAAAGAATCGGAGAGAAACTGCAGATTGATATGGTAGGCGGAACGGATTTCCCGCAGGATTTGACTCCTTATTCTTTAGTCATTCATTGCGGAGCATGTATGTTCAACCGCAAGTATGTGCTCAGCCGCATCGACCGTGCACGGAAGCAGCATATCCCTATGACGAATTACGGAGTAGCCATTGCCTACCTCAATGGGATACTTGAACAGATTGAATATTAA
- a CDS encoding alpha/beta hydrolase family protein — protein sequence MVFTILLATGFAFQVRAQERLTSYKVRNAIEVRTPIMNDSINPKGEKHSVKMLLRTPVVLDLPDAQMQSLAVDTAGYLSLEKAEKNNRLYLLKTQIRAERFLKGKLRVTSPVRWEVFIDGVSKQTKDAAEDSITSASSREIAITMEPERDYEITFKLLSASEDKAAPTLKCELIKDEKFKEIACTLAPDAKQRFSLDNTVYGNRTISVAISPSGKYLLTRYWNNHSAKRSRTYCELSDLKTGKVLLDNARDGMRWMPKSDKLYYTVTALNGNDVIALDPATLREEVILKGIPEQSFTWSPNEDFLIYYPIEEGVKEVGALRRIVSPADRIPNTRGRSFLAKYDIANGVSERLTYGNHSTYLQDISPDGKYIVYSTSKENITQRPFSLSSLYLVDLETLKVDTLFHDERFLGGASYSPDGKQLLLTASPEAFGGIGKNCGSHPIANDFDTQAFIMDLATRKIQPITKDFNPTVSPLQWNRGDGCIYFNTDDGDCKNIYRYSPKSGNFEKLNLETDVVSTFTLSEYNPAIAAYIGQSDSTSGVAYLYDMKKKTSRLLADPMKPILDKIELGKTEPWNFTASDGTVITGKMCLPPDFDPNKKYPLIVYYYGGTTPTTRGIGNPYCAQLFASRDYVVYVIQPSGTIGFGQEFSTRHVNAWGKRTADDIIEGTKQFCKEHPFVDAKKIGCIGASYGGFMTQYLQTQTDIFAAAVSHAGISDVTSYWGEGYWGYSYNAIAAADSYPWKNPELFTKQGSLFNADKINTPLLLLHGTVDTNVPIGESIQLFNALKILGKTVEFITVDGENHFISDYDKRIKWHNSIMAWFARWLQDRPEWWNELYPERHL from the coding sequence ATGGTCTTTACCATTTTATTGGCAACCGGGTTTGCTTTCCAAGTCCGGGCACAAGAGAGACTGACGAGCTACAAAGTACGAAACGCAATCGAAGTACGTACTCCCATTATGAACGACAGCATTAACCCGAAAGGAGAAAAACATTCGGTGAAAATGTTGCTCAGAACTCCGGTCGTACTGGATTTGCCGGATGCTCAGATGCAGTCATTGGCTGTCGATACGGCAGGTTATCTGAGTCTGGAAAAAGCGGAGAAAAACAACAGGCTCTACTTGCTGAAAACGCAAATACGTGCGGAACGCTTCCTGAAAGGGAAACTGAGAGTGACTTCTCCCGTCCGCTGGGAAGTCTTTATCGACGGAGTTTCCAAGCAGACAAAAGACGCTGCCGAAGACAGCATCACTTCCGCCTCTTCACGCGAAATAGCCATCACCATGGAGCCTGAACGCGATTATGAGATTACGTTCAAACTACTTTCCGCTTCGGAAGACAAAGCAGCTCCTACCTTGAAATGTGAACTTATCAAAGACGAGAAATTCAAAGAGATTGCCTGCACGCTTGCTCCCGACGCAAAGCAACGTTTCTCACTCGACAATACCGTATATGGCAACCGGACGATTTCTGTTGCCATCTCTCCCAGCGGAAAGTATTTATTAACCCGCTACTGGAACAATCATTCCGCCAAACGTTCGCGCACTTATTGCGAACTCAGCGACTTGAAAACCGGAAAAGTTCTTTTGGATAACGCAAGGGACGGCATGCGCTGGATGCCGAAAAGCGACAAGCTGTATTATACCGTCACTGCCTTAAATGGAAACGATGTAATCGCACTCGACCCTGCCACCCTTCGCGAAGAGGTTATTTTAAAAGGAATCCCCGAACAAAGTTTCACTTGGTCACCCAATGAGGACTTCCTTATTTATTATCCCATAGAGGAAGGGGTAAAGGAGGTAGGTGCTCTCCGCCGCATTGTAAGTCCGGCAGACCGTATTCCCAATACCCGGGGACGCAGCTTCCTGGCTAAATATGACATAGCCAACGGAGTTTCCGAACGGCTGACTTACGGCAATCACAGCACTTACCTGCAGGATATTTCCCCCGACGGAAAGTATATAGTGTACAGTACTTCCAAAGAAAATATCACCCAACGTCCTTTCTCTTTGTCTTCTCTCTATCTGGTAGACCTCGAGACTCTGAAAGTAGATACGCTCTTCCATGACGAAAGATTCTTGGGTGGTGCCAGCTATTCACCGGACGGAAAACAGTTGTTACTGACTGCAAGCCCCGAAGCATTCGGCGGTATCGGCAAGAACTGCGGCAGTCATCCCATTGCCAATGATTTCGACACGCAAGCCTTTATCATGGACTTGGCTACACGCAAAATCCAGCCGATAACCAAAGACTTCAACCCTACCGTCAGCCCCTTGCAATGGAATCGCGGAGACGGTTGTATCTACTTCAACACGGACGACGGCGACTGCAAGAATATCTACCGTTATTCTCCGAAAAGCGGTAATTTCGAAAAGTTGAACCTCGAAACAGACGTTGTCAGCACTTTCACCTTGTCTGAATATAATCCGGCCATTGCCGCCTATATCGGTCAATCGGATAGCACTTCGGGAGTTGCCTACCTCTACGATATGAAGAAAAAAACTTCCCGCCTGCTTGCCGACCCGATGAAACCGATTCTGGACAAAATAGAATTAGGTAAAACAGAACCTTGGAACTTTACAGCTTCGGACGGCACAGTTATCACCGGAAAGATGTGTCTTCCACCCGACTTCGACCCTAACAAGAAGTATCCGCTAATCGTTTACTATTATGGTGGTACCACTCCTACGACACGCGGCATCGGCAACCCATATTGCGCCCAACTGTTCGCATCACGTGATTACGTAGTATATGTCATTCAGCCCAGCGGTACTATCGGCTTCGGTCAGGAGTTTTCCACACGCCACGTCAATGCTTGGGGAAAACGTACTGCGGATGATATTATCGAAGGAACGAAACAGTTCTGCAAGGAACATCCCTTTGTGGATGCGAAGAAAATCGGATGCATCGGTGCTTCTTATGGTGGATTCATGACCCAATACCTGCAAACTCAGACTGATATTTTCGCCGCTGCCGTATCCCATGCAGGCATCAGTGACGTGACAAGTTATTGGGGCGAAGGGTACTGGGGATATTCATACAACGCGATTGCGGCTGCCGACAGCTATCCCTGGAAGAACCCGGAACTGTTCACCAAACAAGGTTCCCTGTTCAATGCCGACAAGATTAACACTCCGTTATTATTGTTACATGGCACAGTGGATACGAATGTGCCTATCGGAGAAAGTATCCAGCTTTTCAATGCGCTGAAGATATTAGGCAAGACCGTAGAGTTTATTACCGTGGATGGCGAAAACCATTTCATCTCCGATTATGACAAGCGAATTAAATGGCACAACTCTATCATGGCTTGGTTTGCACGCTGGCTGCAAGACCGCCCCGAATGGTGGAATGAGTTATATCCGGAACGTCATTTGTAA
- the hisS gene encoding histidine--tRNA ligase, whose translation MAAKPSIPKGTRDFSPIEMAKRNYIFNTIRDVYHLYGFQQIETPSMEMLSTLMGKYGDEGDKLLFKIQNSGDYFSGITDEELLSRNAAKLASKFCEKGLRYDLTVPFARYVVMHRDEITFPFKRYQIQPVWRADRPQKGRYREFYQCDADVVGSDSLLNEVELMQIVDTVFSRFNIRVCIKINNRKILSGIAEIIGESDKIVDITVAIDKLDKIGLDNVNAELKDKGISDEAIAKLQPIILLSGTNAEKLATLKNVLSASEVGLKGVEESEFILNTLEAMELKNEIELDLTLARGLNYYTGAIFEVKALDVQIGSITGGGRYDNLTGVFGMAGVSGVGISFGADRIFDVLNQLDLYPKEAVNGTELLFINFGEKEAAFSMGILAKMRAAGIRAEIFPDAAKMKKQMSYANAKNIPFVAIVGENEMNEGKVMLKNMETGEQNLVSAEELIAAVKK comes from the coding sequence ATGGCAGCAAAACCAAGTATTCCTAAAGGAACTCGTGACTTTTCGCCGATAGAGATGGCGAAGCGTAATTATATATTCAATACGATTCGTGACGTATATCATTTGTATGGTTTCCAGCAGATAGAAACTCCTTCGATGGAGATGCTTTCCACACTGATGGGAAAGTACGGTGATGAGGGAGATAAACTACTCTTTAAAATTCAGAATTCAGGAGATTATTTTTCCGGGATTACTGACGAAGAATTGTTGAGCCGTAATGCAGCCAAACTGGCAAGCAAATTCTGTGAGAAAGGATTACGTTATGACCTGACTGTGCCTTTTGCCCGTTATGTGGTGATGCACCGTGATGAAATCACCTTCCCGTTCAAGCGCTATCAGATTCAACCGGTGTGGCGTGCCGACCGCCCGCAGAAGGGACGCTATCGCGAATTCTATCAATGTGACGCTGACGTGGTGGGCAGTGACTCATTGCTGAACGAAGTGGAATTGATGCAGATTGTCGATACCGTTTTTAGTCGTTTCAATATTCGTGTATGTATTAAGATTAACAACCGCAAGATTCTTTCCGGTATTGCGGAGATTATCGGTGAATCGGATAAGATTGTCGACATTACTGTGGCGATAGACAAACTGGATAAAATCGGGCTGGATAATGTAAATGCCGAGTTGAAAGATAAGGGTATCAGTGATGAGGCTATCGCCAAGTTGCAGCCGATTATCCTTCTTAGCGGAACAAATGCAGAGAAGCTCGCGACGTTGAAAAATGTACTGTCAGCCAGTGAAGTGGGATTGAAGGGAGTGGAAGAAAGCGAATTCATCTTGAATACCTTGGAAGCAATGGAATTGAAGAATGAAATCGAACTCGACTTGACTTTGGCTCGCGGACTGAACTATTATACAGGTGCTATCTTTGAAGTGAAGGCACTGGATGTACAAATCGGAAGTATCACGGGTGGCGGTCGTTATGACAACCTGACCGGTGTGTTCGGTATGGCAGGAGTTTCGGGTGTCGGCATCTCTTTCGGTGCAGACCGTATCTTCGATGTCTTGAACCAACTCGACCTTTATCCGAAAGAAGCTGTGAACGGAACGGAACTTCTGTTTATCAACTTCGGTGAAAAGGAAGCTGCTTTCTCTATGGGAATTTTGGCTAAAATGCGTGCTGCCGGTATCCGTGCGGAGATTTTCCCGGATGCTGCGAAGATGAAAAAGCAGATGAGCTATGCCAATGCGAAAAATATCCCGTTTGTAGCCATTGTCGGCGAAAACGAGATGAACGAAGGAAAGGTGATGTTGAAGAATATGGAGACTGGAGAACAAAACCTTGTTTCGGCAGAAGAGTTGATTGCTGCTGTGAAGAAATAA